From the genome of Planococcus sp. MSAK28401:
AGTTCATCCGTGGTAAGATGGGTGTAGGTCATTCGTGATCACTCCTATGTTTTTCTTTGGTCGGAAAATACATTTAGAGTGTACCACGAATGGCTTTTTCAGTTGTCTAGCTTAATTTTACAATCGGCGTTTTGTTGAATAAGAGATACTTTTCGATAGATTTTATCAAAATGGCAAAAGCCGGCTTCGTTGACAACAAGTCGTGGAAAGCGTTAAGTTTAACTGGAAGACACCTGGAATTTAGAAGTTGCAGGAAAAGAATCCAATACGTCACTATTTAAAGTAAAAACGATTTTTTCAAGAGAAGGGAGCAATTATTAATGCAAAAGAAAATTTTTATTTCACCAAAAAAATATATTCAAGGTGCTGGTGTTCTAAGTCTGCTTGGTGAAGAAGTTGCTAAAATTGGAGTAACGCCCTTTGTTTTATCCGATAGTACGGTTTGGGGAATAACTGGAAGTACAGTTGAGGAAAGCTTCCAAGCATCCAATACTTCTTATATTTATGAAGAATTTACCGGAGAAGCTTCCAATACAGAAATTGAGCGTCTGACTAAGATAGGGAAAGACAAAAAAGCTGATGTTGTCATCGGGTTAGGCGGTGGAAAAACGATAGATACGGCAAAAGCCGTTGGGGATGCGCTTGGAATTGCTGTCGTGGTTGCTCCTACAACTGCATCTACAGATGCACCAACCAGTGCGCTATCCGTAATTTATTCTGACGATGGAGTATTTGAAGGATATAAATTCTATACCAAAAATCCGGATTTGGTTTTGGTCGACTCAAAAGTAATCGTCAATGCGCCGGTGTTTCTTTTGGCTTCAGGTATGGGAGATGCGATGGCCACGTTTGTTGAAACCCGAGCTTCATTGAAACGAAATTCAAATACCATGGCTGGCGGGAAGGCAACTCTTGCTGGACAGGCTATTGCGGAAAAGGCTGAAGAAGT
Proteins encoded in this window:
- a CDS encoding glycerol dehydrogenase, with amino-acid sequence MQKKIFISPKKYIQGAGVLSLLGEEVAKIGVTPFVLSDSTVWGITGSTVEESFQASNTSYIYEEFTGEASNTEIERLTKIGKDKKADVVIGLGGGKTIDTAKAVGDALGIAVVVAPTTASTDAPTSALSVIYSDDGVFEGYKFYTKNPDLVLVDSKVIVNAPVFLLASGMGDAMATFVETRASLKRNSNTMAGGKATLAGQAIAEKAEEVLFDQGIAAYRAAKQGLVTPQVEAIIEANTLLSGLGFENGGLASAHAIHNGFTALEGEIHKLTHGQKVAYGVLTQLVLEGYAESDILRYADFFKEIELPTTLKDLHLENAPYEDLLKIGELATVAGETSHNMNPELTPEQIADAILAVNAITTA